A single genomic interval of Nocardioides palaemonis harbors:
- a CDS encoding 5'-3' exonuclease — MTDRLLLLDTASLYFRAFFGVPDSVKAPDGTPVNAVRGLMDFISRLVGEYDPTHLACCWDEDWRPQWRVDLIPSYKAHRVVREVPGPRPDVEEVPDPLQAQVPVILDVLAAYGIPVVGHAEMEADDVIGTLATDAGMPVDIVTGDRDLFQLVDDEAGVRVLYVARGVSKHERVDNAWVRAKYGVDAAHYADLATLRGDTSDGLPGVAGVGDKTAATLINRFGDVDAIVAAAADPDSDMGPGPRGKIKAAVDYLDVAPEVVAVRRDLDLGSPDLTRPRTPADHDALLALDERWGLGSSAVRLVEALSGSH, encoded by the coding sequence GTGACCGACCGCCTGCTGCTGCTCGACACCGCGTCCCTCTACTTCCGCGCGTTCTTCGGCGTGCCCGACTCGGTGAAGGCGCCCGACGGCACCCCGGTCAACGCCGTGCGCGGGCTGATGGACTTCATCAGCCGGCTGGTGGGGGAGTACGACCCGACCCACCTCGCCTGCTGCTGGGACGAGGACTGGCGCCCGCAGTGGCGCGTCGACCTGATCCCGTCCTACAAGGCGCACCGCGTGGTCCGGGAGGTCCCGGGCCCCCGCCCGGACGTCGAGGAGGTGCCCGACCCGCTGCAGGCGCAGGTGCCGGTCATCCTCGACGTGCTGGCCGCCTACGGCATCCCCGTCGTCGGCCACGCCGAGATGGAGGCCGACGACGTCATCGGGACCCTCGCCACCGACGCCGGGATGCCGGTCGACATCGTCACGGGCGACCGCGACCTGTTCCAGCTCGTCGACGACGAGGCGGGCGTCCGGGTGCTCTACGTCGCGCGCGGCGTCAGCAAGCACGAGCGCGTCGACAACGCGTGGGTGCGGGCGAAGTACGGCGTGGACGCCGCCCACTACGCCGACCTGGCCACGCTGCGCGGCGACACCTCCGACGGCCTGCCGGGCGTGGCAGGTGTGGGTGACAAGACGGCGGCGACGCTGATCAACCGCTTCGGCGACGTCGACGCGATCGTCGCCGCGGCCGCCGACCCCGACTCCGACATGGGCCCGGGACCGCGCGGCAAGATCAAGGCAGCCGTCGACTACCTCGACGTCGCGCCGGAGGTGGTCGCCGTGCGCCGCGACCTCGACCTCGGGTCGCCCGACCTCACCCGCCCACGTACGCCGGCCGACCACGACGCGCTGCTCGCGCTCGACGAGCGCTGGGGCCTCGGCTCGTCTGCCGTGCGCCTCGTGGAGGCCCTCTCCGGATCGCACTAG
- a CDS encoding Lrp/AsnC family transcriptional regulator — protein MSTSEVESKDRQILALLATDGRMSFTDLGKATDLSTSAVHQRVKRLEQRGLIKGYGATVDHDQLGRPLTAFISITPIDPSQPDDYPDRLVGIQEIESCWSVAGEESYILKIRVATPRDLEDLLARIRGAASVSTRTTIVLSTPYENRPLD, from the coding sequence GTGAGCACATCGGAGGTCGAGTCCAAGGACCGGCAGATCCTCGCCCTGCTGGCGACCGACGGGCGGATGTCGTTCACCGACCTCGGCAAGGCCACCGACCTCTCGACGTCCGCGGTCCACCAGCGGGTCAAGCGGCTCGAGCAGCGCGGCCTGATCAAGGGCTACGGCGCGACCGTCGACCACGACCAGCTCGGCCGGCCGCTCACGGCGTTCATCTCGATCACCCCGATCGACCCCTCGCAGCCCGACGACTACCCGGACCGGCTGGTCGGCATCCAGGAGATCGAGTCGTGCTGGTCGGTGGCGGGGGAGGAGTCCTACATCCTGAAGATCCGGGTGGCGACCCCCCGCGACCTCGAGGACCTGCTGGCCCGGATCCGCGGGGCCGCGAGCGTGTCGACGCGCACCACGATCGTGCTCTCCACGCCCTACGAGAACCGCCCGCTGGACTAG
- a CDS encoding hotdog domain-containing protein — MSEPTSRVGTVVTHRRYVPYAHAHYAGNLVDGAYSLGLFGDVATEMCIVLDGDEGLFASYSDVQFRAPVRAGDVLEITATLVKEGTRSRVMDFAVHVVGRGAPTADAPGAAEVLDPPVVATTATGTVVVPPR; from the coding sequence GTGAGCGAGCCCACCAGCCGCGTCGGCACCGTCGTCACGCACCGTCGCTACGTCCCCTACGCGCACGCCCACTACGCCGGCAACCTCGTCGACGGTGCCTACAGCCTCGGGCTGTTCGGCGACGTGGCGACCGAGATGTGCATCGTCCTCGACGGCGACGAGGGGCTGTTCGCGTCCTACTCCGACGTGCAGTTCCGCGCACCCGTCCGCGCGGGGGACGTCCTGGAGATCACGGCCACGTTGGTGAAGGAGGGCACCCGCAGCCGGGTGATGGACTTCGCCGTGCACGTCGTCGGGCGCGGGGCCCCCACGGCCGACGCACCGGGCGCCGCCGAGGTCCTCGACCCGCCGGTGGTCGCCACCACGGCCACCGGCACGGTCGTCGTCCCGCCCCGCTGA
- a CDS encoding OAM dimerization domain-containing protein has product MNLIRPYGDTTGDGMVQLSFTLPIEHSKVAEGAAVQLANKMGMDPALVVHAKAMGDGFTFFVVYGRVNHLVDPSTVEVVERDYPLLTPKEANAAIKRSMRRRLVVVGGCIGTDAHTVGIDAILNIKGFAGEKGLEYYRELKVVNLGAQVSVPQLVEAARAEKADAVLVSQVVTQRDAHLLNTREMSAAFREAYPSDKRPLLVVGGPRFDETMADELGVDRVFTRGTTPGEVASFIVHRIAGPRPARNQEKAS; this is encoded by the coding sequence ATGAACCTGATCCGCCCCTACGGCGACACCACCGGCGACGGCATGGTCCAGCTGTCCTTCACCCTGCCCATCGAGCACTCCAAGGTCGCCGAGGGTGCCGCGGTCCAGCTCGCCAACAAGATGGGCATGGACCCCGCTCTCGTCGTGCACGCCAAGGCGATGGGCGACGGCTTCACGTTCTTCGTCGTCTACGGCCGGGTCAACCACCTCGTCGACCCGAGCACGGTCGAGGTCGTGGAGCGCGACTACCCGCTCCTGACGCCCAAGGAGGCGAACGCCGCGATCAAGCGCTCGATGCGGCGCCGGCTGGTCGTGGTGGGCGGGTGCATCGGCACCGACGCGCACACCGTCGGCATCGACGCGATCCTCAACATCAAGGGGTTCGCGGGGGAGAAGGGCCTGGAGTACTACCGCGAGCTCAAGGTGGTCAACCTCGGCGCCCAGGTCTCCGTCCCGCAGCTGGTGGAGGCCGCCCGCGCGGAGAAGGCCGACGCGGTGCTGGTCTCGCAGGTCGTCACCCAGCGCGACGCCCACCTGCTCAACACCCGCGAGATGTCGGCGGCGTTCCGGGAGGCGTACCCCTCGGACAAGCGGCCGCTGCTGGTCGTCGGCGGTCCGCGCTTCGACGAGACGATGGCCGACGAGCTCGGCGTGGACCGGGTGTTCACCCGCGGCACCACGCCCGGCGAGGTCGCCTCGTTCATCGTCCACCGCATCGCCGGCCCCCGTCCCGCCAGGAACCAGGAGAAGGCCTCGTGA
- a CDS encoding lysine 5,6-aminomutase subunit alpha translates to MARTKSPSQLGIDRADVRRARTLARQVGKPIVDLAQRHTTVSVERATLRLAGLGGADPDGTPWVNRLADAVRADVGLEHGVSLPVWDALLRAEGDDLTTLAQKAAAGSVTFRVPEGKDAARATSAARKAVGAGIKQVDRQRVAREKMIAKVGDAPSKPWIYLIVATGDIHEDIPQAQAAAREGADVIAVIRSTGQSLLDFVPEGATREGFAGTYATQENFRLMRAALDETSKELGRYVRLTNYASGLCMPEIAALAGLERLDMMLNDSMYGILFRDINPIRTFVDQRFSRQVHARAGIIINTGEDNYLTTADAVEAAHTVTTSQLLNEYFAKEAGLEDWQLGLGHAFEIDPEVPDSFRLELAHAMLARELFPDAPLKWMPPTRHMTGDIFKGYLLDGFFNLVGAMTGQGILLVGMMTEAVVTPWISDRDLALQNVRYVMNAAGNLREDFHPAPDGFIASRAREVLGEAIDLLEDIKADRSVPGEPPLLSAIADGTFGLMKRPADKGKGLDGVARKADGYYNPATEILDGDQP, encoded by the coding sequence ATGGCACGCACGAAGTCGCCGAGCCAGCTCGGTATCGACCGGGCCGACGTACGCCGCGCGCGCACCCTCGCCCGTCAGGTCGGCAAGCCGATCGTCGACCTCGCCCAGCGCCACACCACGGTGTCGGTGGAGCGCGCCACCCTGCGCCTGGCCGGCCTCGGCGGCGCCGACCCCGACGGCACCCCGTGGGTCAACCGGCTCGCCGACGCCGTGCGCGCCGACGTGGGCCTCGAGCACGGCGTGAGCCTCCCGGTCTGGGACGCGCTGCTGCGCGCCGAGGGCGACGACCTCACCACGCTCGCGCAGAAGGCCGCCGCCGGGTCCGTCACCTTCCGGGTCCCCGAGGGCAAGGACGCCGCGCGCGCCACCAGCGCGGCGCGCAAGGCGGTCGGTGCCGGGATCAAGCAGGTCGACCGCCAGCGGGTCGCCCGCGAGAAGATGATCGCGAAGGTCGGCGACGCGCCCAGCAAGCCCTGGATCTACCTGATCGTCGCCACCGGCGACATCCACGAGGACATCCCGCAGGCGCAGGCAGCGGCCCGCGAGGGCGCCGACGTGATCGCGGTGATCCGCTCGACCGGCCAGTCGCTGCTCGACTTCGTGCCCGAGGGCGCCACCCGGGAGGGCTTCGCCGGCACCTACGCCACGCAGGAGAACTTCCGCCTGATGCGCGCGGCCCTCGACGAGACGTCGAAGGAGCTCGGCCGCTACGTCCGGCTGACCAACTACGCCTCCGGCCTCTGCATGCCCGAGATCGCCGCCCTGGCCGGCCTCGAGCGGCTCGACATGATGCTCAACGACTCGATGTACGGGATCCTCTTCCGCGACATCAACCCGATCCGCACGTTCGTCGACCAGCGCTTCAGCCGCCAGGTGCACGCCCGCGCCGGCATCATCATCAACACCGGCGAGGACAACTACCTCACCACCGCCGACGCCGTCGAGGCGGCGCACACCGTCACCACCAGCCAGCTGCTCAACGAGTACTTCGCCAAGGAGGCCGGGCTCGAGGACTGGCAGCTCGGCCTGGGCCACGCCTTCGAGATCGACCCCGAGGTCCCCGACTCGTTCCGCCTCGAGCTCGCCCACGCGATGCTGGCGCGCGAGCTCTTCCCCGACGCGCCCCTGAAGTGGATGCCGCCCACGCGCCACATGACCGGCGACATCTTCAAGGGCTACCTCCTCGACGGGTTCTTCAACCTCGTCGGCGCCATGACCGGCCAGGGCATCCTGCTCGTGGGGATGATGACCGAGGCCGTGGTCACGCCCTGGATCTCCGACCGCGACCTCGCGCTGCAGAACGTCCGCTACGTGATGAACGCCGCGGGCAACCTGCGCGAGGACTTCCACCCGGCCCCCGACGGCTTCATCGCCAGCCGCGCCCGTGAGGTGCTGGGCGAGGCGATCGACCTGCTCGAGGACATCAAGGCAGACCGCAGCGTGCCGGGCGAGCCGCCGCTGCTGTCGGCGATCGCCGACGGCACGTTCGGCCTGATGAAGCGCCCCGCCGACAAGGGCAAGGGCCTCGACGGCGTGGCGCGCAAGGCCGACGGCTACTACAACCCCGCGACCGAGATCCTGGACGGAGACCAGCCGTGA
- a CDS encoding DEAD/DEAH box helicase has product MSTGTPDDEQLSPAERYAAFRRDKPYPMLKDFAGLYGFALDDFQVRACQEIEDGRGVLVAAPTGSGKTIVGEFAIHLALQTGRKAFYTTPIKALSNQKYHDLVKRYGSENVGLLTGDNVVNSEAPVVVMTTEVLRNMLYAGSRTLLGLGYVVMDEVHYLADRMRGAVWEEVIIHLPESVTLVSLSATVSNAEEFGEWLATVRGETTTILEEKRPVPLFQHVMVGRRLLDLFASSDVDASAGFVKEGAPVNDELTRIARDDWASSRLMRDRRSPRKGKPGSSKNPRAVGNGRRVWIPTRVDVVERLDREGLLPAIVFIFSRAGCDAAVTQLVQANTRLTTAAERDEIFARVEEASRTLPEEDLHVLGYHEFLDGLTRGIAAHHAGLLPAFKQVVEELFQDGLVKVVFATETLALGINMPARTVVIEKLSKWNGETHADLTPGEYTQLTGRAGRRGLDIEGHGVVLYQPGMNPREVAGLASTRTYPLRSSFRPSYNMAVNLVHQFGRARSRELLEQSFAQFQADKAVVGLARQVHKAEEALDGYREAATCHVGDFMEYAAMRRKISDLEKGAARERRQDRRGEAAASLGRLRPGDVIRVPAGKFSGLAVVIDPGASGDEPRPYVVTADRQARRLAMMDFPVPVESIGRLRIPKSFNGRNPGQRRELANALRARADSFDAPGPRREKQRDSFSDTPTDREIGRLRADLKAHPCHQCPEREDHARWAERYFKLERDTETLKRRVENRTNTVARTFDRVCDVLTALDYLEGDTVTEKGVHLRRIYTDMDLVAAEAIRAGLLDDLAPSELAAVLSALVFEARRADDASSPKLPGGQVRPVLGELVRLWGQLDALERDHKLDFLREPDVGFAWAAWRWAEGDDLDDVLMATGLSAGDFVRWMKQLLDLCGQVADAAGEAPLRNTARATAKALKRGVIAYSVLAE; this is encoded by the coding sequence ATGAGCACCGGCACCCCGGACGACGAGCAGCTCAGCCCCGCCGAGCGCTACGCCGCCTTCCGCCGCGACAAGCCGTACCCGATGCTCAAGGACTTCGCCGGGCTCTACGGCTTCGCGCTGGACGACTTCCAGGTGCGGGCCTGCCAGGAGATCGAGGACGGGCGCGGCGTGCTGGTCGCCGCGCCGACCGGCTCCGGCAAGACGATCGTCGGCGAGTTCGCCATCCACCTCGCGCTCCAGACCGGACGCAAGGCGTTCTACACGACCCCGATCAAGGCGCTGTCGAACCAGAAGTACCACGACCTGGTCAAGCGCTACGGCTCCGAGAACGTCGGCCTGCTGACCGGCGACAACGTCGTCAACAGCGAGGCGCCGGTGGTCGTGATGACCACCGAGGTGCTGCGCAACATGCTCTACGCCGGCTCCCGCACGCTGCTCGGCCTCGGCTACGTCGTGATGGACGAGGTGCACTACCTCGCCGACCGGATGCGCGGCGCGGTCTGGGAGGAGGTCATCATCCACCTCCCGGAGTCGGTGACCCTCGTGTCGCTGTCGGCCACCGTGTCCAACGCCGAGGAGTTCGGCGAGTGGCTGGCCACCGTGCGCGGCGAGACCACCACCATCCTGGAGGAGAAGCGGCCGGTGCCGCTGTTCCAGCACGTGATGGTCGGCCGGCGCCTGCTCGACCTGTTCGCCTCCTCCGACGTCGACGCCAGCGCCGGGTTCGTGAAGGAGGGCGCGCCGGTCAACGACGAGCTCACCCGGATCGCCCGCGACGACTGGGCCAGCTCGCGGCTGATGCGCGACCGCCGCTCCCCACGCAAGGGCAAGCCGGGCTCGTCGAAGAACCCCCGCGCGGTCGGCAACGGCCGGCGGGTCTGGATCCCGACCCGCGTCGACGTCGTCGAGCGGCTCGACCGCGAGGGGCTGCTGCCGGCCATCGTGTTCATCTTCAGCCGGGCCGGCTGCGACGCGGCCGTGACCCAGCTGGTGCAGGCCAACACCCGCCTCACCACCGCCGCGGAGCGCGACGAGATCTTCGCGCGGGTGGAGGAGGCGTCGCGCACCCTGCCGGAGGAGGACCTGCACGTCCTCGGCTACCACGAGTTCCTCGACGGGCTGACCCGCGGCATCGCCGCCCACCACGCAGGGCTGCTGCCGGCGTTCAAGCAGGTGGTCGAGGAGCTGTTCCAGGACGGTCTGGTCAAGGTCGTCTTCGCCACCGAGACCCTCGCCCTCGGCATCAACATGCCCGCGCGCACCGTGGTGATCGAGAAGCTGTCGAAGTGGAACGGCGAGACGCACGCCGACCTCACCCCGGGGGAGTACACCCAGCTGACCGGGCGCGCGGGGCGTCGCGGCCTCGACATCGAGGGCCACGGCGTCGTGCTCTACCAGCCCGGCATGAACCCCCGCGAGGTCGCCGGCCTCGCGTCGACCCGGACCTACCCGCTCCGCTCGTCGTTCCGGCCGTCCTACAACATGGCGGTCAACCTCGTGCACCAGTTCGGACGGGCGCGCTCGCGCGAGCTGCTCGAGCAGTCGTTCGCGCAGTTCCAGGCCGACAAGGCCGTCGTCGGCCTCGCGCGTCAGGTCCACAAGGCCGAGGAGGCGCTCGACGGCTACCGCGAGGCCGCCACCTGCCACGTCGGCGACTTCATGGAGTACGCCGCGATGCGCCGGAAGATCTCCGACCTCGAGAAGGGCGCCGCCCGCGAGCGGCGCCAGGACCGCCGTGGCGAGGCCGCCGCGTCGCTCGGCCGGCTGCGCCCCGGCGACGTGATCCGGGTCCCTGCCGGCAAGTTCAGCGGGCTGGCGGTCGTCATCGACCCGGGCGCGTCAGGCGACGAGCCGCGCCCCTACGTCGTCACGGCCGACCGCCAGGCCCGGCGGCTGGCGATGATGGACTTCCCGGTGCCGGTCGAGTCGATCGGCCGGCTGCGGATCCCCAAGTCGTTCAACGGGCGCAACCCCGGTCAGCGGCGCGAGCTCGCCAACGCACTGCGTGCCCGGGCCGACTCGTTCGACGCGCCCGGCCCGCGCCGCGAGAAGCAGCGTGACTCCTTCAGCGACACCCCCACCGACCGCGAGATCGGCCGGCTGCGGGCGGACCTCAAGGCGCACCCGTGCCACCAGTGCCCCGAGCGCGAGGACCACGCCCGCTGGGCCGAGCGCTACTTCAAGCTCGAGCGCGACACCGAGACGCTCAAGCGCCGCGTGGAGAACCGCACCAACACCGTCGCGAGGACCTTCGACCGCGTGTGCGACGTGCTGACCGCGCTCGACTACCTCGAGGGCGACACGGTCACCGAGAAGGGCGTCCACCTGCGACGCATCTACACCGACATGGATCTCGTGGCGGCCGAGGCGATCCGGGCCGGGCTCCTCGACGACCTCGCACCGTCCGAGCTCGCGGCCGTCCTGTCCGCCCTGGTGTTCGAGGCGCGGCGCGCCGACGACGCGTCCTCGCCGAAGCTGCCGGGCGGCCAGGTGCGTCCCGTGCTCGGCGAGCTGGTCCGGCTGTGGGGCCAGCTGGACGCCCTCGAGCGCGACCACAAGCTCGACTTCCTGCGTGAGCCCGACGTGGGCTTCGCGTGGGCGGCGTGGCGCTGGGCCGAGGGCGACGACCTCGACGACGTGCTGATGGCGACCGGCCTGTCGGCCGGCGACTTCGTCCGCTGGATGAAGCAGCTGCTCGACCTGTGCGGCCAGGTGGCCGACGCGGCCGGCGAGGCGCCGCTGCGGAACACGGCCCGGGCCACGGCGAAGGCGCTCAAGCGCGGCGTGATCGCCTACAGCGTGCTGGCCGAGTGA
- a CDS encoding L-erythro-3,5-diaminohexanoate dehydrogenase gives MTTPSDIRTDQRAGDPTGLHRVLDEATVLPQAAQRLDTRADLWPDEVRVRVERLNLDAASFRQLEGKHTRFGETDGDAVRAEVLDIVATRGKMQNPVTGSGGMLVGTVEEVGPDSPLGLSVGDRVATLVSLSLTPLVIEDGLARWDGASEQVPCDGYAVLFGRSIAAVIPDDLDPALSLSVMDVCGAPALTARVVEEYAARGQAPTVTVIGGAGKSGSLSLAAARAAGAARTIGVVPHQGEHDLLTGAGLADAVTIADARDPVALRDAVTAAGGPADVTVVCVDVPGCEGGAILATAEGGTVIFFSMATSFSAAALGAEGLAADVRMLVGNGYVPGHAAYAMELLRADAGVRGLFERRI, from the coding sequence TTGACCACCCCCTCGGACATCCGAACGGACCAGAGGGCCGGTGACCCCACCGGTCTGCACCGCGTCCTGGACGAGGCCACCGTGCTCCCGCAGGCCGCGCAGCGCCTCGACACCCGTGCCGACCTGTGGCCCGACGAGGTGCGCGTGCGGGTCGAGCGGCTCAACCTCGACGCAGCGTCCTTCCGCCAGCTCGAGGGCAAGCACACCCGGTTCGGCGAGACCGACGGCGACGCCGTGCGCGCCGAGGTGCTCGACATCGTCGCCACCCGCGGCAAGATGCAGAACCCGGTCACGGGCTCCGGCGGCATGCTGGTCGGCACGGTCGAGGAGGTCGGCCCGGACTCGCCGCTCGGCCTCTCCGTCGGCGACCGCGTCGCGACGCTGGTCAGCCTGAGCCTCACCCCGCTCGTCATCGAGGACGGCCTCGCGCGCTGGGACGGCGCGAGCGAGCAGGTGCCGTGCGACGGCTACGCCGTGCTCTTCGGCCGCTCCATCGCCGCCGTCATCCCCGACGACCTCGACCCCGCGCTGTCGCTCAGCGTGATGGACGTCTGCGGCGCCCCGGCGCTCACCGCCCGCGTGGTGGAGGAGTACGCCGCGCGTGGCCAGGCCCCCACCGTCACCGTCATCGGTGGCGCCGGCAAGTCCGGCTCGCTCAGCCTGGCCGCCGCCCGCGCGGCCGGCGCCGCGCGGACCATCGGCGTGGTGCCCCACCAGGGCGAGCACGACCTGCTGACCGGGGCCGGACTGGCCGACGCCGTGACGATCGCCGACGCCCGCGACCCGGTCGCCCTGCGCGACGCGGTCACCGCGGCCGGCGGTCCCGCCGACGTCACGGTCGTGTGCGTCGACGTCCCGGGCTGCGAGGGCGGCGCCATCCTCGCGACCGCCGAGGGCGGCACCGTCATCTTCTTCTCCATGGCCACCAGCTTCAGCGCCGCAGCCCTGGGCGCGGAGGGCCTGGCCGCCGACGTACGGATGCTCGTCGGCAACGGCTACGTCCCGGGCCACGCGGCCTACGCCATGGAGCTGCTGCGCGCGGACGCCGGCGTCCGCGGACTGTTCGAGCGGAGGATCTGA
- a CDS encoding type IV toxin-antitoxin system AbiEi family antitoxin domain-containing protein, protein MDAHLRALVAEHGVFLRKEALAAGYHDHAIVALVRSGAWVRVRRGAYVFGDGWASLTANQRYAVLCRAAVRQANTEVVLSHTSSAGEYDAPLWECDLSLVHLTRPDRRAGRAEAGIRQHRGLLMEGDVVERNGLKVMSAERTALELTLVLDVEHAMVEIDHLLHQGFTTVADLRTRYESMTHWPDSLTTDLVLRLVDARSESVGETRARHLCWAQHLPAPIPNYPILDERGVEIARVDLAWPTLGVFLEFDGKEKYLRHRREGESVVDCVLREKQRESRICELTGWRCVRITWADLYRADEVAGRVRALFRATAA, encoded by the coding sequence ATGGACGCACACCTGAGAGCCCTCGTCGCCGAGCACGGAGTCTTCCTCCGGAAGGAGGCGCTGGCCGCCGGCTACCACGACCACGCCATCGTCGCCCTCGTCCGCAGCGGCGCCTGGGTACGCGTGCGTCGTGGCGCGTACGTCTTCGGGGACGGCTGGGCGTCACTCACGGCCAACCAGAGGTACGCCGTGCTGTGCCGCGCCGCGGTCCGGCAGGCCAACACCGAGGTGGTGCTCAGCCACACGAGCTCGGCCGGCGAGTACGACGCCCCGCTGTGGGAGTGCGACCTGTCGCTGGTCCACCTGACCCGTCCCGACCGGCGAGCCGGGCGCGCCGAGGCGGGCATCCGTCAGCACCGCGGTCTGCTGATGGAGGGCGACGTGGTCGAGCGCAACGGGCTGAAGGTGATGAGTGCCGAGCGCACCGCGCTCGAGCTCACGCTGGTCCTCGACGTCGAGCACGCGATGGTCGAGATCGACCACCTGCTCCACCAGGGCTTCACGACGGTGGCGGACCTCCGCACGCGCTACGAGTCGATGACGCACTGGCCGGACAGCCTCACCACCGACCTCGTGCTCCGTCTCGTCGACGCGCGCTCGGAGTCGGTCGGCGAGACGCGCGCCCGCCATCTGTGCTGGGCGCAGCACCTGCCCGCGCCGATCCCGAACTACCCCATCCTCGACGAGCGCGGCGTCGAGATCGCTCGCGTTGACCTCGCCTGGCCGACGCTCGGGGTGTTCCTCGAGTTCGACGGCAAGGAGAAGTACCTGAGGCACCGCCGCGAGGGTGAGTCGGTCGTCGACTGCGTGCTGCGCGAGAAGCAGCGCGAGTCGCGCATCTGCGAGCTGACCGGCTGGCGCTGCGTACGCATCACCTGGGCCGACCTCTACCGCGCCGACGAGGTCGCGGGGCGGGTACGGGCGCTGTTCCGCGCCACTGCCGCCTGA
- a CDS encoding KamA family radical SAM protein, with translation MSIETASAPGQALDTGQPYPYQRVELVEPDWTRFPGWADVTAADWASVQWQRAHCIKNVKQLRELMGDLLDERFYADLERDQAERATMSMLVPPQMMNTMVPAVTPAGAGSLTEAFYADPVRHYMIPVFSDRRTDWPSHPHAARDSLHEHDMWATEGLTHRYPTKVLAELLPTCPQYCGHCTRMDLVGNSTVVIDKLKFAGKPNDRLGDMLDYLRRTPSVRDVVVSGGDVANMPWPRLEAFLMSVMEVENIRDIRLATKALIGLPQHWLQPDVVEGVGRVAAVARSRGVSLAMHTHANHANSVTPVVAEAARAMLDAGLRDVRNQGVLLNGVNADPHALLDLCFRLLDGAQIMPYYFYMCDMIPFSEHWRVSLADAQRLQHHIMGYLPGFATPRIVCDVPFVGKRWVHQNADYDTEHGISYWTKNYRTSIEADDAEALSRFYEYYDPIHTLPESGQQWWEQHGRLDEASLKAAEMAEASRRTAALQAY, from the coding sequence ATGAGCATCGAGACCGCCAGCGCCCCCGGCCAGGCACTCGACACCGGCCAGCCCTACCCCTACCAGCGGGTCGAGCTGGTCGAGCCCGACTGGACCCGGTTCCCGGGCTGGGCCGACGTGACCGCCGCCGACTGGGCCTCGGTCCAGTGGCAGCGCGCCCACTGCATCAAGAACGTCAAGCAGCTGCGCGAGCTGATGGGCGACCTGCTCGACGAGCGGTTCTACGCCGACCTCGAGCGTGACCAGGCCGAGCGCGCCACGATGTCGATGCTCGTGCCGCCGCAGATGATGAACACGATGGTGCCGGCCGTGACGCCCGCCGGCGCCGGCTCGCTCACCGAGGCGTTCTACGCCGACCCGGTGCGCCACTACATGATCCCCGTCTTCAGCGACCGCCGCACCGACTGGCCCTCGCACCCGCACGCGGCGCGCGACTCGCTCCACGAGCACGACATGTGGGCGACCGAGGGGCTCACCCACCGCTACCCGACCAAGGTGCTCGCCGAGCTGCTGCCGACCTGCCCGCAGTACTGCGGCCACTGCACCCGCATGGACCTCGTCGGCAACTCCACGGTCGTCATCGACAAGCTCAAGTTCGCCGGCAAGCCCAACGACCGCCTCGGCGACATGCTCGACTACCTGCGCCGCACGCCGTCGGTGCGCGACGTCGTGGTGTCCGGCGGCGACGTGGCCAACATGCCGTGGCCCCGCCTCGAGGCGTTCCTCATGTCGGTGATGGAGGTCGAGAACATCCGCGACATCCGCCTCGCCACCAAGGCCCTCATCGGCCTCCCCCAGCACTGGCTGCAGCCCGACGTCGTCGAGGGCGTCGGCCGGGTCGCCGCGGTCGCCCGCTCGCGCGGCGTCTCGCTGGCGATGCACACCCACGCCAACCACGCGAACTCCGTGACCCCGGTGGTCGCCGAGGCAGCGCGGGCGATGCTCGACGCCGGCCTGCGCGACGTGCGCAACCAGGGCGTGCTGCTCAACGGCGTCAACGCCGACCCGCACGCGCTGCTCGACCTGTGCTTCCGCCTGCTCGACGGCGCGCAGATCATGCCCTACTACTTCTACATGTGCGACATGATCCCGTTCTCGGAGCACTGGCGGGTCTCGCTGGCCGACGCCCAGCGCCTCCAGCACCACATCATGGGCTACCTCCCGGGCTTCGCGACGCCGCGCATCGTGTGCGACGTGCCGTTCGTCGGCAAGCGCTGGGTGCACCAGAACGCCGACTACGACACCGAGCACGGCATCTCCTACTGGACGAAGAACTACCGCACGTCCATCGAGGCAGACGACGCCGAGGCCCTGTCGCGCTTCTACGAGTACTACGACCCGATCCACACGCTGCCCGAGTCGGGCCAGCAGTGGTGGGAGCAGCACGGTCGCCTCGACGAGGCCTCCCTCAAGGCCGCCGAGATGGCCGAGGCCTCGCGCCGCACCGCCGCGCTCCAGGCGTACTGA